The Osmerus eperlanus chromosome 9, fOsmEpe2.1, whole genome shotgun sequence genomic sequence AACATAAGACAATGTAAAAAAGCATGATAGGCTACATTTCTGGGAGGGTGTAGATTAAAACCCCCTGTATCTCGCTTTGGAtagaagcgtctgctaaatgagtacacTTATTATCTACACATTTTCACCTGCATACATAAAATGTAAGCCTATTTTATGAACATCTCGCACTGATCATGAGAAAAGCTTTATATGCGTGAAATGGGCGTACTCAACAAGCGTAATGACATCACGGGTACGTTATTTTGCTACGGAGCTTGAGCTTCCTGTATTCATTTTGTCAATCGCAAATTCGTCAATGCTGGGTTCTGAATCCCTATGGGTAAAAATCTACTCCATTATCATTCAACATTGTGTATTTAGTGTTAGATGCGTACAAATGTCCTTGCTTAAGTAATACAACGTTAGTGTAAACGCGTCAGTGGTTGTTTTCAGTCGTATATTAGGTTAGGACAACCCGCTGTCAATTAGGTGGATTACAGTATTTTGCTCGGCGAGCAGCCATGATGGCGTCAAGCTACAACGCGAAGGAAGAGGATGGACACCATTCGGGTGCTCCTGGACACGGAGTCGCAGGAACTGTCAAAAGCAAAAAGCCAGATAACACTGCATTCAAACAACAGAGATTGCCAGCTTGGCAGCCCATTCTGACAGCGGGGACCGTCCTCCCAGCTTTTTTCGTTATTGGACTTATCTTCATCCCTATCGGCATTGGCCTTTTCGTCACTTCGAACAACATAAAAGAGTTCGAGGTAAATGGCTAACACTCGTTAAATTCATCCACACTTTATAACTGTTCGTTTTTGCTAGGACTTTTAAGTCGTATTAATGTTTGTTTAGCACTCTTAAATAGCATAATTTATTTGTAAATCCATACTTCCGTGATAGCTAAAAGGCAAGCTAGTAGTTAGTACTTTAATGGTGTGCGCCAATagctttccatctctctttcagaTCGATTACACAGGTCTTGATATGTCAAGTCCCTGCTACAACTGCTCCCAGAGTTTCAGCTGGAATAACACAAAACCATGCACGTGTAGTGTCTACTTCAACCTAGATCAACCATTTGAGGTATGAAAAGCATGAATAGCCTTCCTAGTAGCTTGTAACTGGTTTTTAAAAGTCAACAACAGGAGATTTAACATTGTCTACCGTAGATGTAGATATAAATAGCCCACTTTAGACATTTTAAGGCATACTGTATGCATGATAAAATAGCTGTAAATTATACATCAATGTAAACACCAGGAAACAGTTAAGTGGCTCAGTGATGTCTTATGTGCAGTCACTTCTCAGCACCGATCGACACTGTGCACTTCCCTTTTCAGTGTTGCGTAAATAGAACCACTTACCCCTTGGCATTGAACAAATCTGTTTTGTTCGATCAGCCTTCGTAATTTATTTAGGTTATTTATAATTCGTTTAAAATCCTCTTCTTGAATATTGTTACTGATTCCCCCCAAAACGAAATGCACTCCTTGTATGTTGCCTGTCAtttgtgtgtaggatgtgtatGAAAATATCTCTTGGACTGACTTGCATGGTTTCATTGTGTTATTTCTTCATGAAAGTGATACTCACTCTGAATAAACAACCAACTCTGTTTTTCTGCCCTTCCAGAGCAATGTATTCATGTATTATGGGTTGTCGAACTTCTACCAGAATCATAGACGTTATGTCAAATCCAGGGATGACAGCCAGTTGAACGGAAACAAGAAATCTTTGCAGGTACATTATATGCTAGTCCACCCCCTCCTTGTGCTATGCATGGATACAAAATGCACTGTTTATTCTAATGATTGATTAAATTGCCACATTTATTTTTCTGATGTTTTACTGGTATTGCTTCTCACTTCTTAGGATCCCAGCAAGGAATGTGAGCCATACCGCACCAGTGATAGCAAACCTATTGCCCCCTGTGGTGCTATAGCCAACAGCCTCTTTAATGGTAAGagtaatgtattattattttaggaAACAAAACAATGTGGTGTGTGGACACCAGACACATTCCTACATGTACTTTGTTTCAACCACAGCATGGTTGACATTTATAGTACACAACCTACTTAGGTTATGATGTGGTCTGCCAACGTGATTATATGGTTGACAAATTTTCACTGAAGGCACACTGTTATTTAACTTTACAACCTAGCATATTTGTTTTATTCCCCTGAGATATTGATTTAAAGTTGTGATTTATTCCATTACCAGACACACTTGACTTGTTCTACATTGATCCAAACGGCACCAAAACACCTATTCCCCTGGTAAAGAAGGGTATCGCTTGGTGGACTGATAAGCATGTGAAGTTCAGAAACCCAGGCGTAAACGACAACCTCACAGCCGTTTTCCAAGGTCTTTATTTGCATACTATCAACATTTAAATACAAACGCAAATCACTCCTTTAGAATAACCACACCACTGTGACTTGACTACGATTGACCTTTTATTTCCACAGGCACAAACAAACCTGTGAACTGGAGGAAGCCAGTGTATGAGCTGGATCCAGAAGACTCTGAAAACAACGGCTTCATCAATGAGGACTTCATTGTGTGGATGCGCACTGCGGCCCTACCAACCTTCCGCAAGCTGTACCGCATCATTCAGAAGAAGAACAACATTACGCCTACTCTGCCTCGTGGTGAATATATCATGGAGGTCACCTACAGTATCCTTTCCACAGACATCCCGGTCACGGTCACTTCTGACTATTTCAGAAATGCACTTTGGCTGCAAATCAGCAGAAACTGTATTTTATGACTGTTAATATTGATGTGAACCTACAGCAATAGGATGCATAAACACTTGAGCCAAAATGATTTTGGACAATCTAGTTTCCATATGTTAGACGCATCCGAAGAGCACTCAGTTTACAGATGGTCTTTGAAATGAGCCAGATGTTACCATATTTTCCTTTAACCACTTTCTCAGATTACCCCGTCCGTAGCTTTGAGGGCAGGAAGCGCATGATCCTGAGCACCATATCCTGGATGGGAGGCAAGAACCCCTTCCTGGGTATCGCTTACATCACCGTGGGCTCTGTCTGCTTCTTCCTGGGAGTGGTCCTGCTCATCATCCACCACAAATATGGCAACCGCAACAACAGCCCAGACTGAAAACGTCCCCTTTTATGGAGCTCCTCCAGCTGCATGTCTCACTGCACTGCAGACGAGTCTAGATGGACTGGTCTTTGTTAATGTCTGTTATGTGTTTAGTGTGAAGTTTGCGTGAGGGTCCACCTCTTCCACCAGATAGCAGCAGTTGGTATCTATGAAAGAGACAAACTGGGTGTTTAGTTGAGGGGGTAATGCAGAAGAAGTCCTTTAAAGCTTGGAAAATGTTGTTTTAAATGCTGAAAACATCTGTAGTTTGGTCCTCAATAATGTACTGTTTTTCATTCTATTTATCCAAATGTTGTTTTTAAAGTAGAACATAAATATTATTTGACAAATGCTGGTTGTGAATGGCTTGACATGGAAAGATGTGTATACTTCTTAAAGTGAGCCACATGCATTATATGTATTTTACCGTGCCCTGCTGTTGAATGTACTAATGTATCTCACAGACATACCTCTGGCTATTTTTAATAGGCTGAAAtattgaatgggaaaatgtttaTGGCCACATTGCTCTTGAAGATGTGTGTTGCCATGGGGAGTAATGATTTTTGGGAAGCATTTGTACCTTGAAAGTTATTGTAGAAAACTATGATGAAGATAATACCAAAAATATACATTAGAAACATGTTAGTGCCCTTCAGCAACACTTTTGAAATCTTCATAATTTCTTTCAAATCAGTTCATTATCCTTTTTACAGTTTGGGATTGATGTAAACTCCTGGCAAATATTCTGTGAACATAACTGGTTATGTATCAAATATAATTCTATGGAACTTCACTCATATGTACAGTAAatctgctctctctttttccgtcTATACATTTTTCAAGCATTTTGAACAAATGGCACGAACAAATATCACTTGACAAAGTGCATTTGTTTTGGCGTTTGTTTTCATATCTCATTCCGCCCTCAAAGTATTTGGTTATTTGATTATTTTTAGATTATCTTTTAAATATGAATAAAAGGTTGAAATCTTTGTTGCTTGAAATCATCTTATCAcaacaaattattttattttgaccTCATGATCGGATCGAATCAAAACATTTTCTGTACCTGACAGGCTTTACGGAAGTCATTGCACAAATTAATATAATCCGCTTGTATGATACATATAAATGATATTCTTGGCAAAGTACATTTTTTTATAATATACAAAACAGTCAAATAGTGTATCACGATTTGTTCTGAAAACGTAAGGAGTATTAAGCATAGATATTTATATATCTCTATGGTATTAAGGTTTTGTAACCGGAAATATGTAATGTTCACCTAATGCATTGTGGGATTCTTGCGGAAGTAAGCTTGTCAGTGTCCTTGTGCGCTAACCTCAGAAATTTGCCAAAATGTTCAGGCAACTTATGGTAACATACGTTTTCAATTTATGTCAtatcatttgcaatgtttttggCTAGCTTTCCAATGGCTTTTGCGTAATTTGTTTTAGTCATCTTCAGCCATTTACGTTATCTTGTCTTACGAGCGTAAAAATACTAGTAGCTAGTCAGCTAGCTCTTTCTACAGTACTGTCACTAACAACACCAGTAGGCTGTTACAATCATCGTGTTGCAAGTATCTTTTTTGTTGTGTATTGTAAACGTTACCTGTCGTCAGAGACTTCAACTAGCTAGGCTAGGTTGCAACTATTTATGACAGTAGTCTAGCAAAAATACGATTGTTTGAGATTATTCATGCATTTGCTTTGACAGTTGGGTACTTGATTGTTGTATGTGActtgtgtatttatttttttctcttttttctcaacATTTTTATGAGATAACATAATTTATGGAGCACTCATGGATCGGTGAACCGTTGTCCTTTGCACGTACGCTCTCGTGACTGGGCTATTTATAATGTCCTCACCGTGTAGTTAACTCACTTGAtgtactggcaaccttcagattactagcctgttTCCCTAGCCACTCAGCCGCCTGACTCCCTGATGTAGTCTAGCATACGCATAGGGAACACGGATTGGATCCTTGATCAAATTGATCCATGATGAATCTAGATGCTTATATTAGCACCACCTATTTTATATCACCTGTTTTCTCAGGGACTTCGGCATTTGTCGAATCGGACACTCACCACCAGTGCTCGTAAGCAAGTGGACAACAAGATCAAGGAAAAGCAGAAGTTGTTCCAGGTAAGCTGACCTGCATCAGCAGATAACAAAACCCAAACGACATGGAACACCACTCTACCGCACTTTACCCCCTCCTCATACTCGCCTATTATTTTAAGCATAATGGAAAGACAAATGTACCAAACATTTAGTTTGCAGTGGCCGCATTCTCctgaattctttttttttttcttccttaaaATATGTTAATTAGGCATAATGTGTAATTACTCATAACGAATAAGTAAGTATACCTAAAGAGAAACAAATATTATTTGGCTGACAATAATGCTAAGGTTACTGTTAATGGTTCAAGTCTGCATTTATTCCCAGGTTCTGGAGACAGAATCTTATTTTTCCACATTGTAGCCTGAAGGATAAGTATGTATGATGTTTTGCTCACATGGTCTCTTGATAGTTTGTACCGGACTAACACACATTTTGCATTCCTGCGGTGTGATAATGCAAAGACAGCCATTGCCAAATCCGACAACTGATATTCTAAGCTTTGCCAATTACTGCGTAATACCTAGATCATACCAACCAAAGGTTATTCATGTCCTGCTTTCAAATCCTACAGTTTTAAAGGGGATAACAGTTGCTATTATGTTGCTAATAAACTTTAGAAAATTGAATTATGATTAGTTATAACAACACTCATCTTTTACGGTAATGGTTGTTGTCTCAGTGTTGTTGATAATTGCTTCAAACTTCGAAGATACCTCAGCCAGCATCACTTCAACCAATTAAGAATATGAATGACAAATACATGATTAAGTTCAATACAGAGCTGTAGAACTGTATAGAATTAAAGCTGTTCACATAGGACTACATTGCATCCATGGGGCTCTGCAGAGGGACAGTACTGATAAATTGTTATTGGATATTTGGGTGGTATATTATTACTGAAAGAGCCAGTAGCTTACTTTAGGGCACGGCTGCTTTTCCTTGACGCTGCCTTGAAAATGTTTTGTTATCCAAAGGCTGGTGCCACTACATAAGGAGGCCTGTTGCCTTCCTACATTTTCGTGAACTTATTTGCTTCATTTTTGGTCACAGGAGGACAATGGCATGCCCGTCCATTTGAAGGGAGGAGTCAAAGACGCTGTTCTCTACAGAGCAACGATGGCTCTCACAGTCTTTGGTAAGTGTAAGCATGTTTGGAGATAGCTCCACAAATGTTAATGCAATTCGAATGCAACTTTAATGCAGTTGTATGCAAAGGCTttaaatgtcttttttttttttttgccattgaAATAAAGATGTGATGTTTACCCAATCCCTGACCCTTTTAAATTACAGATAGTAATATTTAGCGCACATATCAAGTCACACCAACTGGagaaaatcttgatttgtagtTAATTTTCAAATGTTCATTTGCATGTCATATTTAAAAAAGTTTAATTTTTTCTTAACAGGAAGTGCATTTGTCGTGTACGAACTGTTTGGAGCAGCAATGCCCAAGAAGCCATAAATGGAAGGTTGACCTTCCTCAATTTAAAATAATGTCTTCTCTGTTGTGCAGATCTATATATCTGGGAGATTCTTTGTCCTGTCAATAATGCCAATATATGTCATGCCTGGGATCAATATTTATTGATTGTACAATTAATGAGAAACATATAATTATAATAAAATGATACTCTGGTTTACAATCTACACACGTTCATTGTCTTCATGATATTAATGTATTATTAAGTGTATGATCATGTACAGTTTTGGATTTCTGTTTACCCTCAGTAGTCGCTAGAGGGCATAATTGACCTAAGAATAGCTTCAGATTTGTTTTAGTAAATTGATGGACAGAGAGGTTTTAGATGGCTTTTTCAAATCTAACCCAAACATACGAAACTCTTTGATTTTTCAGATCATAGAGAAATGATTGTCAAATGTTGTTCTGTTCCTCAAACACGAGAAGGAATATTGTGTATTATTACAGTGTAGCAGGCTATTAACATCTTGCATAGGAGATGTTTGCTAAACTCAGGCTCAGTGATTTTACGTGTTCATAGTGTTTTCTGGTTTAATGAGAAATTTCTCGTTATTCGCTTCGTGTGGTCTTGTTCAATTCAGAAGCGCGTTTTTAAAAAGTAATTTAACACGCATATGAGGCCATGCACATTACGTTAGCCTAGCTGCATGTTAGATAGTTTGAATTGTGTATGGAGACGGTGGTTTTCCTTATTCGTGTCCTTCGTTACTGTCATTTTAGGCACGTGTAATCACTGTACCAAATGAATGCAGAAAAAACTTTCCAGGATTCCCACTTGGGGTATGTTTCATACCTCAAACTATGGCAGGGTTCCTGACCAGTAGAGTTTCGTAAAACGGTGATAAAATGGGAGCTGGGGACAGCCCCCTATTAAGTAGCAGATTGTGGAAAGATTCTTCCCACTTGGAAAAAGGCTTTCCTTCTAGGACATCTGCTCTTGGATCTTCCAGTAGTcttgagaggaaaggagagagggtccACTCTGAGCTCCTGAAagttttatttcattttccagAGGGGGAGTCTTCGAGGAGGTTGTGTTCGTTATTTACTGATTTATTCTGAGTTGGGAACAGGTGAGTAACGACATTTAATACATTTCTTTTTCGTTTTCAATGAATGAAAAGTTTATATTGATAAGCTAGGCTATACTATTTATTTCGCAGGGATTGATATGCTACTCGGCCATTCCATAAATTGGGCACTGACTTTCATCATAATACGCGTTTAAGAACGTGAATAGATTGATTTTCAGTGTGTATGTATCAGATAGAAAGTTTGTtttaatttattatttttaattcAGTTATAAACCAGTATAGGCTAAATTCGCATTTTTGTTATGGAAATGGGTAGCTGATTTTGAATTTCGTTCAGTGGTTCTGTAGCTCTTTAGTTGGGCATTTAATGTTTAAACGTTATTTAAAATAGCCTAATGTTGCGCTTCCCGATTTGTAGGCCTATATTTTCAGGAAGTAGTTTTATTTTCTTAAATATTTTTATGGACTATTTTGTGTTAATTTATTGATAATTGATTAATTAATGTGTTGTGTTATTGCTGATCATGCCTCATGGGTTCCCCACTTATGGGGGTCTAGAATTGCTAAATTAGGGGGGCCCTAGACTGCAATATGCACTTTTGTGCACCAGGCGGGGCGCACTACACACCAGACGAGTTATTACCTTGAGATTATTTACAAATATTCAACATTTCACTGGATGGGGCTCAGATAGCTATACCTATAGCAATGGAAGCAAATGTTCATTTAATATTTGGATAAGATCTTCCTACATTAAAGTCAAACGCGCCCTATCCGTTTAGACCACCTTGCTGTAGACGCTAGAAAAACGTGCTGAAATTACTCAATTGGGTTAAGCACGTAAAATGAATGCTTTTGTAGACTCCTGACTTGAAATGGCCAGTTGCCCACCTACTCACTGACACACTTACTGATTTAGCCTATAATGTAAAAGTAATAACTGAAAGCAGCTTTCTCATCAGATTCATTCATGCGTTGCTGACCTGTCAAGGCTAAGAATGAAGATGAGGTTATCATTGGCCACGGCTGCCTTCTTTGCAGTAATAATCTCTTCTGTTGAAGCTCAAGGTAAATGTGCACCACACGtttcactcacccccccccccccctttcttctctctatctctctatgtctctctccttctctcacttgcTATGTGGGTCTAATTAGTCACAGGATTTAAGGATTGAATGAGAGTCATGACACTATTCTACCAATGCCTTGttgaatgttttattttgcattAATAAAGTTGTACCCAGCAATGTGTGTATTTTACTTGTTAAGATTGGTCTTACAACTGCAAATTAACTTCCTTATGTTTAGCATCCATGGACTGTATagtcaaagtcaacaatatACCCAAACATATTTTGGTATGATTTATTTAAAGTTGTATATTTCTGTACTAATCATTTGAGTAATATGCAGCAATATTCAAATCAGAAGtgcattttttatgataataaTTGGATTTTCCCCACAGCCACATCACCACAACAGTTGTGCTCCTGAGAAACCATGACTAACTGTGCCATGACCATGATGAATAGTAGGATAAATACATAGCTGCTGCATGTCCAAATAGGGCTACAAAGCACACAGTGTCATCCTTCTGGTGACTACAGCTGGCAGAACACAGAGTAGTTCAGCAGCAAACGGAAACAGAACTTACATTACATGGAAGAGCAGCCATCATATAGTATCTCTCCATACTATAGAAATGTAACTATAGATTCTTTACATCACAGCCAACAGTATTTATAGAAATTATTGTAttcacattttattttatatgcaaacattccccccccccccccaaagaaaaaaaaagagaaaaacacaaaATGGAAGTGTGGAATGGAAAGTTCTGATTCTTTCCCCTGAAAGCAATTCGGGGGGAGTCCAACAACTACTCCCATATATCTTCACTAATGGAATGGAAAGATGAAATACGAGAATGGCAAATTAATCCGCAGACAGTGCAAAGACAAAGGATCTTTTTAAGCGTCTTTGCGGGCATTCTCAAAAATGCTGAGTTGCAATCCATGTGGAAAATTAATATGTAGTAATGTTTAATGTCAGCACATGTTGCAGAATTACTTTGGCATCTGCTATGCCTCTTTGTGAGACTCACAGCTCTCTCCTTGCCTGGCCCTGATCCTGGCACTCACCCTAACCTTGGCAGTTAGTGCAGGCCAGGAGGAATTCCTGACAGACTGCAAACTGAAGTTACTGACACTAGCCATGGTCTGGCAGTTGGGAAAGACTGAGGTGAATTCTGAATAGGTTGATGTGACAGACATCCACCTGACCGAAAGGATCTCCACCCGTGATCAATATCATAACTGTAAACATACTTTCGCATATTTCAATAATTGGACAAACACGCATAGGCTATTTAATGATCCGAACACCAAATCTTGCGACCTCTTGACTTATTGTGGAAGTAAAAAACAAAATTCAAACAGATTGATCAAGCTGTCAAAGACAATACTCCTTATTCCCGTGTATTCCCGTTGCGTACCTACCTTCCTCGCCATGCCTCTCCCCATCTGCCTCCTCCTACCCCAACCCCAGCTGAAAGTACATTTGTCGATTCTCATTGGACAAGCTCTCGTGGGACacttgaaggggggggggtgctatcCAGGCCCCTAAGTTGATGTGCCAGGTTGGTGATCCTCCAATCCAAGCTCTATCCATTTTGGGGGGCTCAGGTCATATTTGTTGTCTGCCTGTGCATTCAGTGTGTCCTGAGCTGTGCCTTCCTGAGTGTGTATTTTAGAATGATATTCTTGCATCCCACTGCCTACTTCTCTTTAACAACTTGCATGCACTTTTAAATGGCAAGACACAAAATCTGCTGACGTGGTCTTGAACAATTCCAGACTTATGCATGACCATTTGCattccatcatcatcatcatcatcattatcataatCATTATGGACTGGTGCCCATGATGCATAGCTAGGCTATTGGATTTATTATGTAATTATAATTTAACTCCACTGAGTTCATTAGAAGAAATGTGTCTCATTAGCATACATTGGaatacacaacaacacacaagatAGTCACAGATTTAGTGGAAATTATTGTATTTAAAACTATTGATAACACTCTTATATTATATTTGACAATATATAGATTGAAATTAACTTTTTAATAAGAAGCTTTCAGAGGAAAGTTATGGAGTGTCTAATTAACTCCTGCATTGTATCCCAAAACAGGCAGTACACTTTGTCTTTATATGTATCTCTTTGTCTTTAATAACACACAGTAGTACTTAACATTACGTGTGGCCAACAGCAGAACATTAACCCCCTTTTCTTTAGGTCAAAGGTCAATCAGGTGTAGGTTGCATGCAAGTCAAGTGAGGAAGAATATCATTGTAAAATATGTTTATCTTTGTGTGGTCCCAATTGTACATGGAAACTTCCGTCCAATCCATCAAGTTGTTATTCTA encodes the following:
- the LOC134026797 gene encoding cell cycle control protein 50A-like, yielding MMASSYNAKEEDGHHSGAPGHGVAGTVKSKKPDNTAFKQQRLPAWQPILTAGTVLPAFFVIGLIFIPIGIGLFVTSNNIKEFEIDYTGLDMSSPCYNCSQSFSWNNTKPCTCSVYFNLDQPFESNVFMYYGLSNFYQNHRRYVKSRDDSQLNGNKKSLQDPSKECEPYRTSDSKPIAPCGAIANSLFNDTLDLFYIDPNGTKTPIPLVKKGIAWWTDKHVKFRNPGVNDNLTAVFQGTNKPVNWRKPVYELDPEDSENNGFINEDFIVWMRTAALPTFRKLYRIIQKKNNITPTLPRGEYIMEVTYNYPVRSFEGRKRMILSTISWMGGKNPFLGIAYITVGSVCFFLGVVLLIIHHKYGNRNNSPD
- the LOC134026805 gene encoding cytochrome c oxidase subunit 7A2, mitochondrial-like, with the protein product MFRQLMGLRHLSNRTLTTSARKQVDNKIKEKQKLFQEDNGMPVHLKGGVKDAVLYRATMALTVFGSAFVVYELFGAAMPKKP